One genomic region from Anthonomus grandis grandis chromosome 1, icAntGran1.3, whole genome shotgun sequence encodes:
- the LOC126743197 gene encoding uncharacterized protein LOC126743197, with the protein MANENPNIYSEILWTDEATFTRNGGVNLHNMHYWSETNPHWIQQVQRQGRWSVNVWCGVLGGKIIGPFIFQRVNGAVYLNFLSNELPPPLEEVPLAIRRDRFYQHDGCPSHFARDVRQFLDLTYPARWIGRGSVFPWPPRSPDLTVLDFYLWGRIKHLVFATRPTTSENMVERIREAIESISVADIETAVLLTRQRLLDCIQNDGQHFEHLGRH; encoded by the coding sequence ATGGCTAATGAAAACCCCAATATATATTCTGAAATATTATGGACAGATGAGGCTACGTTTACCAGAAATGGCGGTGTTAACTTGCACAATATGCATTACTGGTCGGAGACGAATCCACATTGGATACAGCAGGTCCAGCGCCAAGGTCGCTGGTCGGTGAATGTATGGTGCGGTGTTTTGGGGGGAAAAATTATTGGACCATTTATATTTCAAAGAGTAAATGGGGCAgtctatttaaactttttaagtaatgAGTTACCACCTCCTTTAGAGGAGGTTCCATTAGCCATTCGCCGTGACAGGTTTTATCAACATGATGGGTGTCCTTCGCACTTTGCAAGAGATGTAAGACAATTTTTAGATCTCACATATCCTGCTAGATGGATTGGACGAGGAAGCGTATTTCCATGGCCTCCTAGATCACCAGACCTCACTGTGCTagatttttatctgtggggaAGAATAAAACATCTGGTATTCGCAACTAGGCCTACCACGTCCGAAAATATGGTTGAACGGATAAGAGAAGCAATCGAAAGTATTTCTGTAGCAGACATTGAGACTGCTGTTCTCTTAACCAGGCAGAGATTATTAGATTGTATCCAAAATGACGGacagcattttgaacatctAGGTCGCCattaa